A single Dermacentor albipictus isolate Rhodes 1998 colony chromosome 3, USDA_Dalb.pri_finalv2, whole genome shotgun sequence DNA region contains:
- the LOC139057753 gene encoding uncharacterized protein: MGDAPKQQHRKRPKKSAPGFNDSEHRRGRQHQPRGQQPRTGGSPPALRWKRGLKARALRALSADSTDSTPSCPPSHESATPTARAPSSSDTPFRAFPFDVQKTTSSGHDAAPSASTDTTTEAPTSAASTDDGASCASIGDTDESAGSFFLPTASMIGTDTSSSRMDATTSPEASPARPDSPSLSSPAACASPPLTNIEPTAPVAGEGSRSATVPATVTDDDQADGPSPNESRPSAPTPAPAAGGSRELNQENPPLLPAAAEDAQACQPAAAQQKQAVADGSSTLSRSPHPLTTASPAIPTSRYSTVPPGAKRLSSHSHGTVSLPSSPLCQA, translated from the coding sequence ATGGGTGACGCTCCGAAGCAGCAACATCGGAAGAGGCCGAAGAAGTCAGCTCCTGGCTTCAACGACTCGGAGCACCGACGGGGCCGGCAGCACCAGCCGCGTGGTCAACAACCACGCACCGGCGGATCGCCTCCCGCGTTACGATGGAAGCGCGGACTGAAGGCTCGCGCGCTGCGTGCTCTGTCGGCTGATTCGACGGACTCCACGCCGTCGTGCCCGCCTTCGCACGAGAGTGCGACGCCGACCGCGCGCGCCCCATCATCCTCGGACACTCCCTTCCGTGCATTTCCATTTGATGTGCAGAAGACGACTTCCAGCGGCCACGACGCCGCACCGTCCGCCTCAACGGACACCACCACAGAGgcccccacttcggctgcctccaccgACGACGGTGCTAGCTGCGCGTCGATCGGCGACACCGACGAGAGTGCCGGCAGcttcttcttgccaaccgcaagTATGATTGGTACCGACACTTCGTCCTCCCGTATGGACGCGACGAcctcgcccgaggcaagtcctgCCCGGCCCGATTCCCCATCACTGTCGTCGCCGGCGGCCTGCGCGTCGCCCCCACTCACCAACATCGAGCCCACCGCTCCTGTGGCGGGGGAGGGCTCCCGCTCGGCGACGGTGCCTGCCACCGTCACGGACGATGACCAAGCTGACGGCCCCTCGCCCAACGAGAGCCGGCCGAGTGCGCCCACCCCTGCTCCAGCTGCTGGGGGATCCAGGGAGCTCAATCAGGAAAATCCTCCGCTGCTGCCTGCGGCCGCCGAGGATGCCCAAGCCTGCCAGCCGGCAGCGgcacagcaaaaacaagccgTCGCCGACGGCTCGTCGACTTTGAGCCGCTCGCCCCACCCGTTGACGACGGCGTCGCCCGCGATACCGACGTCACGGTACTCTACCGTCCCACCGGGCGCAAAGCGACTTTCCTCGCACTCACACGGGACGGTATCGCTGCCCAGCTCTCCTCTGTGCCAGGCGTGA